Below is a genomic region from Vanessa atalanta chromosome W, ilVanAtal1.2, whole genome shotgun sequence.
GATGGTTGGATTCATATCTTCGCAACCGTACTCAGGCTGTCTCTATTAAAGGTTATTTGTCATCTTTTATACCGATAAGTTCAGGTGCTCTCACCTCGGTCCTTtacttttcaatatatttataaatgacataaataatgtttttgtgtcttcagattttcttttatatgcTGATGACACAAAAAATTTCAAATCTATTAAATCTTTAGATGATTGTCATGCTCTACAATCTGACTCAAACAGGTTAGAGACATACTGCAAATTAAATTCTCTTCATCTTAACATAAACAAATGTGCTATAATTTCTTTTTCTCGTAAGCGTAAAActttgctttataaatatactgtcaATAATAACGACATATCAAGGAAGAACGAGGTGAGAGACTTTGGCGTGACACTGGATAGCAAGCTCTCTTTTGGTTCTCATATTAGAAGTATTTCAACAAAAGCCTATCGCATGGTAGGATTCATCATGAGAACAGgatctgaatttaaaaatacttctacTATTAACCTGCTTTATAACGCGTACGTCCGTTCTATACTCGAGTATGCATCTACGGTATGGAATCCTCAgtacaatattcatataaatgaaattgagaAGATccaaaacaaatttttaaaatatttgtcttttaaatcTAGCGATTCTACCCATGAACCTTTATTAGCTCTTTCAAAACGCCGATCTATGAGAGACcaagttttcttatataaaattattaataatattgttgacTCCCCTTTTCTACTTAGCAAGTTGTCTCTGAACTGCCCACGATCCAACGCTTGTCAACCGTTATGTTTTATACTCCCACTTGTCATTCATCACATAATgctaactgtaaaaataatcaGAGCTTGTCGCGAATATAATAAGCATTTTGGGaacattgatatatttcatttatctttgattcaatttaaagataatatttgtaacaatcttaaataaacttaattatatatttttaatattgtccaataatttttctcttattgtgttaaaatatttgagtgcattttatgttttatcaatCGGTGGAAACTTCGCTGgataatgtgatatttaaattgtattatgtaattagattatattttatatctgtttgtttcccaaatattaaataaataaataaaagccgtATAACTTTGTCGCGGAGCGACTTAGGAAGCGCGTTCCTTCGACTGCGGACGGGGGGAGACtagttaggttttttttttttttccgggGAAAATCCCTCATGGACGCCTAGGAATGGAGGGCCCAGGCAGTACCGGACTCTTACCGGCTAAAATCCCCATTtgtcatcaaaatcaaaatctagtCACGTTTGTTCCTCCCGTTTCCCCTGATATTATTTCAGggcctttttttacatattttatatatacagttaAAACTTACATCTACGTCTCAaacatattctatattatacaattatacatttacaGCAAATTACCAATACTaactatttctaatatttacaattttacataatttaacgCAATAGTCCATTAAATCTTTTCCGTGCTCTTTATTCTCAAATAATAGGTAGGCTACTCCTTTCCAGTTTCACCCCCgttttttgttcaaaattatatttttcaatttggtGGATGGGGCATTCGAGCAAGCAGTGCAGCGTAGATTCCACCGCCTGTGGATCGCATAGACATGATGGGTTCTCCTTACACTTGAACCGGTGCAAGTATTCGGAGAATCCACCATGTCCCGTGAACATCTGCGTTAGGTATCCTTGgggttttatttttctaatttcttTACCGCGTCCGGAAAGAACGCTCTCGTTACGGAAGCCGTCCCTCCCGACTGGTATCGCCGGTTCCATTCAGCGAGAGTCTTCTCACGAATGTTCCTCTTGACGAATGAAACCGGAACCTGGTCGTAGTCCGGCTTTCTCCGGCTCGAGAGCGCCGCTTCCTTCGCCAGGCAGTCTGCGCGTTCGTTCCCGGGGAGACCCGTGTGGGCTTTGATCCAAAACAAGAACACCATCTTGTTTTGTACCAAAGCCCGATGTAAGTTACGTCTGATCTCCACCGCTAACGGATGAAGGTTCCATTGGCCCGTTACGGTCTTCAGCGCTGCTCTGGAGTCACTGTACAGACCAAAGGAACTCCCCCCGTTCTTGAGGATCTCGCTTGTGGCTCTACAGATGGCCAGGAGTTCCGCCTGGTAGACTGTGCAGTACGCGGGTAGGCTGAGTTTGACTGCCTTGGTCTCGACCTCATTATTCCATAAGGATAATGCAGCCCCGACCCGGCCGCCAATCTTGCTCCCGTCGGTGAATATTCGCACCTGCTGCACATTGTTTAGGTCTACTTGGTTCTGGTCCGAGAGACTTCGGATCTCCAGGTCCATCTGCATCGCCGGGTGAGGAGCGTCCGCAAATCCAGCCGCTCGTTCGGTCTCTCGATCGCCCAGTACTGAGCGGGATGACCCTCTCCGTGCTTCATAAAGGGCGGCTGCTTCCTTTACTCTTAGGTCGAGAGGCAGTATCCCGGCCAGTAGTAGTGCCGCGTTCAGAGAGACGGTAGGATTTACAGAGCTTCTGAGCGAAACCTCTCTGGACCGCGTTCAAGTGTTTTTGCACTCCAAGTTTTCCCGCCGCAGGCGCCCACGCCGCTGCTGCATAAGTAATGATTGGCTCTATTGCAGCCGTATAGATTATCCTAATTATTTCTGGGTGTAGCCTCCAGCTAACCCTTGCGGCTTTCGATAGTCTTTTATATATGTCTGTGCCTTTGGCGCATATGTTTGCGACGTGTTTGTTAAATGTGAGTTTTCTATCTATAGTGAGCCCCAGGATTTTAATCTCGTCAGACATGCCGATGTCCACCCCGGCCATGCTCAAACGTGGGGTgtcgtattttaatttgtttgtagtAGTCATTGCGCAGGTCTTGTGTGGTGCGAATTTTAGTTTGTTCGCTATACCCCATTCGTGAGCATAACTCAGGGCGGCTCCGGCCTGTCTCTCAATTTCGAGAGCCGTGTCTTCCGCGAAAACCAGCACTACATCGTCAGCGAATGCTTGACAGAAGTACTTCTTCTTTTCCATTTCATGTAGTAGTGGGTCTAACAAGAGATTCCACATGATAGGGCCACCTATTGACCCTTGCACACATCCTTTATTTGTGGCTCTTATCATTTCTTCCCCAGCGTATCTGAGTCTGACTTTCCTTTTGTCGAGATAACTGTCTAGTAGCCTCCTGATATTTACCGGTACTTTTTCCTCAGCCAGACGAATTCTGATTGCTGGCCACCATGCGCTGTCGAAGGATCCCTCTATATCTAGTGACACCAGGGCGACAAGCTTTTTGAGCTTAATCTGCCCCTTTATGTGGTGTATCAGGGTATAGAGGGCGTCCTCGGTGCTCTCCGATCGCGGTCTTTAGTTCCAGCATAATAAACGGCGGGTCGTGATGCTCAGCATCCTGCCTGTCGTTTATTCGCTCTGCCGCCTCTCTGGTGCGGTGATGGTGGACATTGTCTACTCTAGCGAGATCTTCGGGGTAGAACGTCTCAGCTAGCAAGTCAGCCGACTCTTTGGGGTTCAGGTGTGCTCCATCTTTGGTTAGGGTCAAGTCTTCTTGTCTCCTGGTGGTTTTCCTTATAATTCTGTCAACTCCATACCATACTCCTTCCCTATCCTGTTTCTCACAAAAATTTTTGGTAACAAAATGGTACTGTGGTCGGAGCTGGTGGTGGTTTGGTCTACCCTCCAGCCTTCGATCAGTTCCAGCAGGTCTAATGAGCATGCAGTTATATCCACTATACTGGTGAACCTtctggttaggttaggttaggttcccCCGGGGggggggtacatgtcagtcgcctcctcgtgacgtaccctgggcaacggagccggctcgagtttactcgccggccacggctaagactgacgcggcggttaGGTCACGGGTCGCTCCCGGTCCTTCTCTGATCACCAGAGTGGACCGTGTGCGCGGCCTCGTGGCAAATGAGggtgttgtatatttgtaaatatctagtcgtagttgttatacatatttcatgtttattttgttatttgttaattaggtgtatataaatttgtaaatttcttaTGTTGTTTTGAGGAAGaaacaacaaaagaaatttacaaatttcgataaaaaatcaccccgaatcccaagtagcctcgcagcgcgatggggtgcatggccgaagggtatttcggtcccgactgcgtttcctttcctacccttccacatccttattccttcctcctcctatccttccttcttcctgccggcagccccggcacaatttttaaaaatgaatgcaACTAAAGGTAAAACTACCCCAGGAGGGTGACAATCCCTCTCCGAtccgcttcacggatcgggctGTCCCACTTCGAATTCTGGGGGAGACAAAGATGCATTTTCGATTTTCACGACGATCATACCGCGAGCATAACGGACACAGGCACGATGACAGGACAAGTTGACATGGTGGTGGAAGTGGGCGCCCCGATGGCGCACACCAAAACCAATGACCCAGGCGCACCCAAGGTACCCGTCGTCCGGCTAGAACGACTCTCTCTCGAGTCGGTCTCGTCGGTTGGCAACGAACGGAGAAAAGGGGAGAAGCGGCCTCACAGAGAAGACACCCACTCGGACTCCGATAGCGACGCCACATACGCTGTATGCGTAGCGACTCGGAGACCTCTATTAGCAGGTGGTTAAAGCCGGCTAACAAAAGGGGGCGTGGACGACCATCCACCCACGGCAGATACGTTGGACTGGGCAAATCAATGGAGGAGCTGAGCACCCTGTCCCGGAAAGAAGAGAGACGTGAAACTGAAGACGCGCTGGCCGCTTATAATGAAGCGGCCAAGGTGGTCATGGAGGCCCGAAACAGAAGACGTCAACCGGACGTGCCCACTGACGAGGCGGCGAAGACGTCAGCTGCTCTGGACGCAGCCGTCCAAGAAGCGTTGGACGTGGTGCTGCAGGTTGCCGATAAATCCGGCAACCTAAAGGGTACGTTTGTCAGGGCTCTAAAGGCTGCCGCGAATTCCATCAAAGGCGCGGTAGCGGACCTCAGAGCCCTGACCATCACGGAGGAAGTTGCGCGATTGGAAGCAGCCAAGGCGCAGCTATCGGGTCAACTGGCCGAGCTGCGCCGGGAAGTGGCACTGATGCGCACGCAGCCGGCGAAGATGGATGACGCGAACATCCAGCGTGTCATGGAGAAGGCGCTGCGCTCCAACCGGGAGCAGTTCAGCACAATGCTGAATGCCCGGATGGAGGGCATCGAGCGCCGTCTCCTTCCGGAGCCTCGGCTGCGACCTCCGCTGGCCGCCGACCGTCAATCAGCGCAGACCGCAGTCGCAACAGCGAGGGTGACGACACCATCCGAGTCGCCCGTCGCTGCTGTcacgaagaagaagaagaagaaggcaAAACGGCCGAACATGGCTGCCCAAGAAGCGGCAGCAACAGCAGCGACAGCAGAGAAGCGAACTGCCCCTCCATCTGCGAAACCAGGCAGTTCGTCGCTGTCATGGGCCGCCGTTgctcaaaaacttttttatcacGTCACGTCGTTGGAGTGACAGCTGATTTTGTGGctctaatagttttaaattaaataaaaaacaaagacactattaaacagttttgttatactaaataattgtgTGTGTGACAATATTCCGTGAGTGAACTATAGTGGGAAGACCTTTCTAGTGTTTATTAAcagaaatatcattaaaatatctctGAACGGTCTGTTACAATATACCCACGTAACTTTGACGTGAAAgaaaaaatttagattttagctaattttttcatttttacaacGCCATCTAACGTCCTCCTTTAACACTGCGTAGTGCCTCATTCATATCGATAATGGTAAATAAGTGCAAGCACTGTGGTAAATTTCTTGCGACCACAGATGGCGTAAAATGCGCAAAATGTGCCTCAAGATATCATCGGGTCTAACGGCGAGCGAGTACGACCGCGTACTATTGTGGTGCGGCTGGCACGCCGCTCACTGCGCGACGAGCTGCTGCGAACGGCGCGCGTGCGGCGCGGTGTTGATACGTCGGGCATCATCGATGGGGAGCTGCGACGTTATTATTTCAATGAGCGACTCACTCCTCTCAATCGCTACCTATTTTTTAAGGCGCGAGAGGAAGGAAATAGAAAGGGATGGCGATTCGTCTGGACGAGAGGGGGTAAAATTTATATACGGCGTAGTACGGATACACCTGTATATCGCATCCGAGCGGAAACagatattcaaaagtttttttgcaTAAGCAAAGATTAGATTGTTTACTACTTTACGTTAATATTGAATGTTTACATGTTATTGttaaatactttactttttgcTATTACTGtccttttattcttaatttaccattgattttaaattactcgagtcgttaaaatataacgatatattaatctgttttaatattacgaGTGAGATGCCCAAATTTAAAATGAGCAATGCAGCCAACGTACGCCAATTTATTCACACTATTTATCCATTACATTAtactacattatatattttttactttattatacttacatataacttttatatcggacttttacatatatttttagatatgttATTCCTAACAATTACACattttttacacatatatatattccgGTTACAATGTTACAGAGATTTTTATCAACAATGCCTAGGGTACGTAAATTAAGAATTGGTTTTCTGAATCCAGGCTCTCTGGGGGCACATCATGACGAGTTCATGTTGGCTATCGATCGCCATGACGTCGATATCATGGCTTTAAATGAAACGTGGCTTAGAGAAGGTGAGGAGGGACGAGCACCACATATCCCAGGATATCGACTACGCCACAAGCCGCGCCCTGCTGCAGTGCGTGGCCGTGGTGGTGGTGTGGGCTATTACATTAGAAGAGGAATTTCGGCGCGTACTCTTATCCATCCGATAACTTCCCCGGACATAGAACAAATGTGGCTGAGGGTGAGCGTTGGTGGGAAGAAGCTAATTATCGGCACTGCTTATCGACCTCCGTGGCTAAATCCACGTACTTTTTTTGATGGGCTTACGGAGACGTTCACTACACTTTGTGATTATGATCATATAGTGTTGATGGGTGACTTTAATATTAACTTTCTCGACACCAACAATTATTGTACACgtctattaattgattttttaacgtTCTCCAATCTCAACCAAATTGTTAAAGACCCCACCCACTTTACTTCACACAGTGAGACTCTGATAGATTTAGTTTGTGTGGATGGTAATACTAGTCAAGTTCGGGTAGACTATATACATGAGCTTAGCAGCCATGCCTTCTTATCCTTCGATTTTAATATTCGAAAGGAGAAGCCTAAACCATTGCTCAAATTCTATagaaaaattaacaacattacTGAGAATGACCTCAAAGACtacttaactaattttaatctaCAATTTGAAAACATATACGATGTAAACAGTCTTGTTAGCGAATTTAACAGTATTCGCGATGACATTCACATATCGTTCTATAAGGATTTAAAATCTGAAGTTGAATTGGCAATCCACAGAGAGAAGAGTGCCTACTTTACTcacttcataaataataatacaaagagGCCGAAGTACATGTGGAAGCatctaaaaaacatttttaactataaGAAAAAACGGGATTGTTTTCTACCTGATCACCTATCGGATCCGAATTTACTTAATCATTTTTTCCTTGATTTACCCGGTAATAATGATGTGACACTATCGGATCTTAATTTCTATACCAGTAACAGATATTGTTCTAGTAGCTTTGCCTTAAATCAGGTAGACGACATAActgtattaaaaacattacgGAGCATTAAATCAAAGGCTATAGGATCCGATGGTATCTCAATGGATATGATTTATAGTGGTTTACCGTTTATTTCTGAAACGAttgtaaatatagttaataCTTCCATTCGGACATCCACTTTTCCTTATTTATGGAAAAATGCAATCGTGAAACCTATACCAAAAATTGATAACCCCATAAATATTAGCGATTTTCGACCAATTAGTATTTTGCCCTCATTATCAAAAGTCCTAGAAAAAATAGTGTGTTTTCAACTTACAGACTATTTAGAAGCTAATGAAATACTTCCTTGTGTTCAGTCTGGGTTTAGGAAGGGTAGAAGTACATCTACCGCTCTAGCTAATGTAGTTGACGATGTTCTAAGAGCGCAAGACGCTGGGGAAGGTACCATACTAGTGCTCCTCGATTTTTCACGTGCCTTCGATACTATTAATTTAGCGTTATTACTGTCTAAATTACACTACTACGGTTTTAGTGCAGATACTATTAGGTGGTTCGATAGCTATCTCAACAATAGATCTCAGGTTGTAGAAGTTACTCGGGAGGATGGATCTAAATGCGTATCTGGAAGCAGTACAATTACAAGAGGGGTACCGCAGGGATCTATCCTCGGATCTGTTCTCTTTTCGCTATATTGTGCTGACATAGTTAATTCGATACATTTCTGCAATTATCATATTTACGCCGACGATATTcagttatatttatcttttaaacccACAGATTTAAATATAGCGCTAAACAAGCTTAACGAAGACTTAAAGAGAATTACTACATGGTCCAACTCAAACTGTCTGATCTTAAACCCAAAGAATACTAAATACATGATCTTGGGCCGCCAACTCAGATACACAAGATAACATCATTATCCCCAAATATAAAATTGCAAAACATTCAGGTTGAGCGAGTCAGCGAAACTAGAAATCTGGGAGTCTTTATGGACAAAAACTTAAGATTTGATCAGCACATTATGCAAATTGTTCGAAATTGCTTCTATCGGTTAAAATTACTATATCAAATTCGTAAATACTTGAAACCTCACGTGAGAATAAATCTGTGCGAGGCACTTGTTctttcgaaattaaattatgccGATATCGTAACGGGCCCGAGGTTACTAATGCGTACtaaaaatcttattcaaaaGGTTCAAAATGCCTGTGCTCGATATTGTTTCAACGTTCCACCACGCTCACACGTTACGCCATATTTGAACTCtgtcaaaatgttaaaaatggacTATCGCAGACAGTTACATTTCGCGACTTTATTGTTCAGCatagtaaaatacaaaatgcCTCCGTATCTATATCACAAACTCAAATGGGCCTGTGAGCAGAGACTAACCCATGAAACACGAGCCTCATCTTACTCGTTGTCCATGCCGCCATATAAGACTGCTGCTTTTCGGGGTAGTTTCATTTACACTGCGACAAAGTGCTGGAATAACCCGCCGCCACCTCTTCGAAACCTGAAAACAGTAAAtatctttagaaaaaaatttaaaatgtatttaatagatttacaattacattcttaacaaacatttacatattggtttttatttttcgcaCGTTTGTTCTCTTgtgtaaaattactttaaatacttaCCTACTTGATTTGGCCTTTTGGCAAGGTGGCGGTGCGTTTGTACTCTCAGCATATCGTGTTTTGTCACACGTGTTGATTGCTCGATGTAATCTTTGGGTTGTTTGAAACCCCCATTCTAAAAATGGAATATGAAAAGagtcatatat
It encodes:
- the LOC125075489 gene encoding ribonuclease H-like, which encodes MQMDLEIRSLSDQNQVDLNNVQQVRIFTDGSKIGGRVGAALSLWNNEVETKAVKLSLPAYCTVYQAELLAICRATSEILKNGGSSFGLYSDSRAALKTVTGQWNLHPLAVEIRRNLHRALVQNKMVFLFWIKAHTGLPGNERADCLAKEAALSSRRKPDYDQVPVSFVKRNIREKTLAEWNRRYQSGGTASVTRAFFPDAVKKLEK
- the LOC125075491 gene encoding uncharacterized protein LOC125075491, producing the protein MCLKISSGLTASEYDRVLLWCGWHAAHCATSCCERRACGAVLIRRASSMGSCDVIISMSDSLLSIATYFLRRERKEIERDGDSSGREGRFLSTMPRVRKLRIGFLNPGSLGAHHDEFMLAIDRHDVDIMALNETWLREGEEGRAPHIPGYRLRHKPRPAAVRGRGGGVGYYIRRGISARTLIHPITSPDIEQMWLRVSVGGKKLIIGTAYRPPWLNPRTFFDGLTETFTTLCDYDHIVLMGDFNINFLDTNNYCTRLLIDFLTFSNLNQIVKDPTHFTSHSETLIDLVCVDGNTSQVRVDYIHELSSHAFLSFDFNIRKEKPKPLLKFYRKINNITENDLKDYLTNFNLQFENIYDVNSLVSEFNSIRDDIHISFYKDLKSEVELAIHREKSAYFTHFINNNTKRPKYMWKHLKNIFNYKKKRDCFLPDHLSDPNLLNHFFLDLPGNNDVTLSDLNFYTSNRYCSSSFALNQVDDITVLKTLRSIKSKAIGSDGISMDMIYSGLPFISETIVNIVNTSIRTSTFPYLWKNAIVKPIPKIDNPINISDFRPISILPSLSKVLEKIVCFQLTDYLEANEILPCVQSGFRKGRSTSTALANVVDDVLRAQDAGEGTILVLLDFSRAFDTINLALLLSKLHYYGFSADTIRWFDSYLNNRSQVVEVTREDGSKCVSGSSTITRGVPQGSILGSVLFSLYCADIVNSIHFCNYHIYADDIQLYLSFKPTDLNIALNKLNEDLKRITTWSNSNCLILNPKNTKYMILGRQLRYTR